The following coding sequences lie in one Haemorhous mexicanus isolate bHaeMex1 chromosome 10, bHaeMex1.pri, whole genome shotgun sequence genomic window:
- the SENP5 gene encoding sentrin-specific protease 5 isoform X2 has product MKKYGSLVPLCEKDVMGRLKEVFNEDFSHRKPFITREIMKYREKHPKTSTCNFRVFYNKHMLDMDDLATLEGQNWLNDQIINMYGELVMDAVPEKVHFFNSFFHRQLVTKGYNGVKRWTKKVDLFKKTLLLIPIHLEVHWSLITVNIPSRIISFYDSQGIHFKFCVENIRKYLLTEAKEKNRPEFLQGWQTAVTKCIPQQKNDSDCGVFVLQYCKCLALDQPFQFSQEDMPRVRKRIYKELCERQLID; this is encoded by the exons ATGAAGAAATATGGCAGTTTAGTACCACTCTGTGAAAAAGATGTCATGGGAAGATTAAAAGAAGTCTTTAATGAAGATTTCTCCCATAG AAAACCTTTTATCACCAGGGAAATCATGAAGTATCGAGAAAAACATCCAAAAACCTCCACTTGTAATTTCCGGGTCTTCTATAATAAGCACATGCTAGATATGGATGATTTGGCTACACTGGAAGGCCAGAACTGGCTGAATGACCAG ATAATTAACATGTATGGAGAGCTCGTAATGGATGCGGTCCCTGAAAAG gTTCATTTCTTTAACAGCTTTTTTCATAGACAGCTCGTAACCAAAGGATATAATGGGGTGAAACGATGGACTAAAAAG GTGGACTTGTTTAAGAAGACTCTCTTGTTAATTCCTATTCACCTGGAGGTCCACTGGTCCCTCATTACTGTGAACATCCCCAGTcgaattatttcattttatgatTCCCAAGGCATTCATTTTAAGTTTTGTGTAGAG AACATTCGAAAGTATTTGCTGACTGAAGCAAAAGAGAAGAATCGCCCCGAGTTCCTTCAGGGTTGGCAGACTGCTGTGACAAAG tgcattccacaacagaaaaatgacagtgactgtggggtttttgtgctCCAG tACTGCAAGTGCCTCGCCTTAGACCAGCCTTTTCAGTTCTCCCAGGAAGATATGCCCCGAGTGAGAAAAAGGATTTACAAGGAGCTGTGTGAACGCCAGCTAATAGACTAA